The Dehalobacter sp. DCM sequence AAAATACCCTTTCGCTGTAAATCATCACGAATCTCGCGCAGCTTCCGGAAATATCCCTTTGTTTCTGCCGGCCCGGCATTGAAAGCACCAATCGTCATTAAGCCGTGTACACGGACGTTCGGATATTCCTTCACTACCTTAAGGAAGTCGATGACTTCATCCGTCTCCAAGCCCGCTTTCGCTTCGTCTCTGGCAACATTGACCTGTACCAAGGTGTTCCACTTGATCCGCCGCTTGTCCCCTTCCTCATGGAGTTTTTCCAGAAGAGAGATGCGATCCAGCGAGTGGATCAAGACGATGCTGTCATCAAGATACTTTACCTTATTCGACTGCAGCCGACCGATAATATGCCACGCACATTCTCCGGGAAGCAAAACATGTTTGTCCTGCCATTCCTGAACTTTGTTTTCGCCAAATGCCCGGATTCCTGCTTCATAAGCCTCAATGACCCGGTCAGCCGAGACTGTCTTGGAGACAGCCAGAATTGCCACATCCTCCGGTTTTCGTCCGGATCTTTCAGCTGCGGCGGCTACTCTTTGTTTTACTTCCTCAATGTTTTTTGCAATGCTCATATCCGTCTCCCACCAGCTGTCTGGCATTACCAATTGTATATGTTCTACATTTTCCTTGATTTCCCTGCTTTTTATGCATAAAAACCAGGGAAATATAATATTTCTTTTAAAGAATTAGGATTAATTAGGACTAAAGTACTACGTTTTTATTTTCTCACAAACATTCCCTCGATATCTTTTCGCGGATTAACGACAACTTGGGTTCCCAACGGTAACCCTTCGACGCTGGTCAATGTTGCGTTACTATCCAATACAACCACACTGCGATACCGGATCACACCATCCAGAAGGATATAAACGCCTTTTTCTTCCCCGGTACCCCAAACAGCACTGGTTGGTACGACTAACCCTTTGCTGGATGATTCGAAGCTCCAAATGATCTCCATTACCCGCTGTGCCGTACTTGTGGATATATATTCAGAAAAACGGATAACAGCACCTTTCGGTTCGCTGGAAACCCGCATCACTGTTGCGGTATACTCCTCGTCGTTGATTTTAACTTCGATAAAATCCCCTTTCGCCATGTGATCTTGTTCACCAAGGTAAAGGAACGCCCAACTCGGCAATAAATTATTGACCATTTTCCCAATCGGTGCATTCAGGTATACCGTATCGGTGTTCTCTTGGTTGGCATTGCTTCCACCCTTCGTCTGAGAGTTCTCAGCAGACTGCCCGTTACTTTCCACCTGTGCCACAATACCGCCGAGCTCGAGATTCATCAGATTCTCAGGCGTCACTACCTGTTCCAAACCATCATAGCTAGAAAAAAACAATCCGGAAATGGGAGCGCTGACCGCGTTACCTGAAGATATTGGATCATGCCCTACCCCGGAAGGTACTACGGTTGCTACCGTCTCCCCCCGTTTATATCGCTTGCCGTCTCCCACTGATAAGACAGAACCTTCCACAGGTGATGTCAGTATGACTTCGGTATTAGCAAAAACTGCTTTGATATTTTTCTCATGTGTGACCTCGCCTTCATGAATGCTGGTATAAGTTAGCTTACCAGTTATCC is a genomic window containing:
- a CDS encoding YggS family pyridoxal phosphate-dependent enzyme translates to MSIAKNIEEVKQRVAAAAERSGRKPEDVAILAVSKTVSADRVIEAYEAGIRAFGENKVQEWQDKHVLLPGECAWHIIGRLQSNKVKYLDDSIVLIHSLDRISLLEKLHEEGDKRRIKWNTLVQVNVARDEAKAGLETDEVIDFLKVVKEYPNVRVHGLMTIGAFNAGPAETKGYFRKLREIRDDLQRKGIFPGDTLPHLSMGMSQDYEMAVEEGATIVRVGSVIFGHRN
- a CDS encoding HlyD family efflux transporter periplasmic adaptor subunit; amino-acid sequence: MSKPLKRRINYIFILIVIFLACLILWDYRSNWITGKLTYTSIHEGEVTHEKNIKAVFANTEVILTSPVEGSVLSVGDGKRYKRGETVATVVPSGVGHDPISSGNAVSAPISGLFFSSYDGLEQVVTPENLMNLELGGIVAQVESNGQSAENSQTKGGSNANQENTDTVYLNAPIGKMVNNLLPSWAFLYLGEQDHMAKGDFIEVKINDEEYTATVMRVSSEPKGAVIRFSEYISTSTAQRVMEIIWSFESSSKGLVVPTSAVWGTGEEKGVYILLDGVIRYRSVVVLDSNATLTSVEGLPLGTQVVVNPRKDIEGMFVRK